A window of Littorina saxatilis isolate snail1 linkage group LG7, US_GU_Lsax_2.0, whole genome shotgun sequence contains these coding sequences:
- the LOC138970164 gene encoding uncharacterized protein — protein MSEDATRNGGSGAYILQPKKPPTTLSAPSGALSSNFKAEVNALSLAASFLNSVEETPKNTVFLTDSVSALQALESSNTDQSLEELKHQISTLARKSTVVLQWIPAHCGISGNEKADELAKNGSKMEQPNHCQSYREAKTLIKHRWKEKFTNKTSGYKPQKDPLHLLSRAEQAIIFRLRTGHCCLKAHLRRIGVAESATCDCGEGDQTPEHVLQISLLQLND, from the exons ATGT CAGAGGATGCAACGAGGAATGGAGGTAGCGGAGCATACATCTTGCAGCCCAAGAAGCCCCCAACAACACTGTCAGCTCCAAGCGGAGCCCTCAGCTCCAATTTCAAAGCTGAGGTCAACGCGCTCTCCCTTGCAGCAAGCTTCCTCAACTCAGTGGAAGAAACACCAAAGAACACTGTCTTCCTGACCGACTCAGTCTCTGCACTACAAGCCCTCGAATCCAGCAACACAGACCAGAGCTTGGAAGAGCTGAAGCACCAGATCAGCACCCTCGCCAGGAAGTCCACAGTCGTCCttcagtggataccagcacactgcggAATCTCTGGTAACGAGAAGGCAGACGAGCTCGCCAAGAATGGCAGCAAGATGGAACAGCCAAACCACTGCCAGTCATATCGAGAGGCAAAGACCCTCATAAAACACAGATGGAAAGAGAAATTCACCAACAAAACTTCTGGCTACAAGCCACAAAAAGACCCCCTCCATCTCCTAAGCCGTGCTGAGCAGGCTATCATCTTCCGCCTCCGCACTGGACACTGCTGCCTCAAAGCACACCTAAGGAGGATAGGTGTAGCAGAGTCTGCCACATGTGACTGTGGAGAGGGAGatcagactccagaacatgttctccaa ATTTCACTACTGCAACTCAACGACTAA
- the LOC138970319 gene encoding mucin-22-like gives MCVCVCVCVCVSICCAFPGEESSTPSSYWYVNTQNKAVDIGPPTVAPQNFVCTLVFNGPGAETTLAETTPAESTLPETTKLDKILPDTTHSQTTLLKTTPSNTTMPTTTQSKTTQSETTLPETTLTDTTLTETTLPESTMPKNTKSETSLTETTLSDITLIKTTSSDTTLTETTLPDTTQTQTTLTDTTLRENTLPETTLADATLPDTTLTETTLPDTTLTETTLHDTALTETTLRDTALTQTTLRDTALTETKLRDTALTETTLPDTTLTETTLPDNTLTETTLPDNTLTDATLPDTALTVTTLPDTALTETTLRDTALTETTLRDTALTETTLPDTTLTETTLPDNTLTETTLPDNTLTETTLPDNTLTDATLPDTALTETTLRDTFLTETTLPDTALSETTLPDTTTGILSGKDFKSEARTHSEAMTTGVESESSTAADIPFETATTSTREENSSKNALFNSSDAQCYCRCGCQATSNTSSFPTAHLHVVEKSSTSSFRRRRSSQWTSPSVTTIAISATMISSVTAFLAFFACCDLATLARYCSSRTTAAVKPEEA, from the exons atgtgtgtgtgtgtgtgtgtgtgtgtgtgtgtgtcgatctGTTGTGCGTTTCCAGGTGAAGAATCTTCCACCCCCAGTAGTTACTGGTATgtgaacacacaaaacaaagccgTTGACATCGGGCCGCCAACAGTGGCTCCACAGAACTTTGTCTGCACGCTGGTCTTCAATGGTCCTGGGGCTGAAACCACCCTGGCTGAAACAACTCCGGCTGAATCAACCCTGCCTGAAACTACCAAACTTGACAAGATACTGCCGGACACTACCCATTCTCAAACAACATTGCTTAAAACTACACCGTCTAACACTACAATGCCTACAACTACCCAGTCTAAAACTACACAATCTGAAACGACACTACCTGAAACCACCCTGACTGACACTACACTGACTGAAACTACATTGCCTGAATCTACAATGCCTAAAAATACAAAGTCTGAAACTAGCCTGACTGAAACTACATTGTCTGACATTACCCTAATTAAAACTACATCGTCTGACACTACCTTGACTGAAACAACACTACCGGACACTACCCAGACTCAAACTACACTGACTGACACTACCCTGAGAGAAAATACACTACCTGAGACTACCCTGGCTGACGCTACGCTGCCTGACACTACCTTGACTGAAACTACACTGCCTGACACTACCTTGACTGAAACTACACTACATGACACTGCCCTGACTGAAACGACACTGCGTGACACTGCCCTGACTCAAACGACACTGCGTGACACTGCCCTGACTGAAACGAAACTGCGTGACACTGCCCTGACTGAGACGACACTGCCAGATACTACCTTGACTGAAACTACACTGCCCGACAATACCTTGACTGAAACTACACTGCCTGACAATACCTTGACTGACGCTACACTGCCTGACACTGCCCTGACTGTAACTACACTGCCTGACACTGCCCTGACTGAAACGACACTGCGTGACACTGCCCTGACTGAAACGACACTGCGTGACACTGCCCTGACTGAAACGACACTGCCTGACACTACCTTGACTGAAACTACACTGCCCGACAATACCTTGACTGAAACTACACTGCCCGACAATACCTTGACTGAAACTACACTGCCCGACAATACCTTGACTGACGCTACGCTGCCTGACACTGCCCTGACTGAAACTACACTGCGTGACACTTTCCTGACTGAAACGACACTGCCTGACACTGCCCTGTCCGAAACAACACTGCCTGACACCACAACCGGAATACTTTCTGGGAAGGATTTCAAATCTGAAGCGCGTACACACTCTGAAGCCATGACTACTGGGGTTGAGTCGGAGAGCTCTACAGCTGCAGATATTCCTTTTGAAACAGCTACTACAAGCACGAGAGAGGAGAATTCGTCAAAGAATGCACTTTTCAATTCGTCAG ACGCCCAGTGCTACTGTCGGTGTGGATGCCAGGCAACGTCCAACACGTCCTCGTTCCCCACAGCTCACCTGCACGTCGTGGAGAAGAGCTCCACCTCCAGCTTCCGTCGTCGTCGTTCCTCCCAGTGGACCTCCCCCTCCGTCACCACCATCGCCATCTCCGCCACCATGATCTCTTCGGTGACTGCGTTCTTGGCCTTCTTCGCCTGCTGTGACCTGGCCACTCTCGCTCGCTACTGCAGCAGTAGGACGACTGCTGCTGTGAAGCCAGAGGAAGCTTAG
- the LOC138970163 gene encoding hepatitis A virus cellular receptor 1-like, producing MLTSYPEVTSLEGCWEKCEASQILGQECLEAKWKTDTAVCPDTTPHSVWASVDGVGTDHRQLQHCFAGEETAIPSSYSYENTDLWPTAVGAATVAPQNFVCTLVFNSTVAETSLPDTTLPDTTLPDTTLIETTLPDTTLTDTTLPDTTMPETILPDTTMPDTTLPDTTLPDTTLTDTTMPETILPDTTLPDTTMPETILPDTTLPDTTLTDTTLTNTTLTDTTLTDTTLTDATLTKTTLTDTTLH from the exons ATGCTGACGTCGTATCCGGAAGTGACGTCTCTGGAAGGTTGCTGGGAGAAGTGTGAGGCTAGCCAGATTCTCGGTCAGGAATGCCTAGAGGCAAAGTGGAAAACAGACACGGCGGTCTGCCCAGATACCACCCCCCACTCTGTGTGGGCTTCTGTGGATGGAGTGGGAACAGACCACAGACAGCTACAGCACTGTTTTGCGG GCGAAGAAACAGCTATCCCAAGCAGTTACTCGTACGAGAACACGGACCTCTGGCCGACGGCAGTAGGAGCGGCGACAGTTGCACCCCAGAACTTTGTCTGCACGCTGGTCTTCAACTCTACTGTGGCTGAAACAAGCCTGCCCGACACTACCCTGCCTGATACTACGCTACCTGACACTACCCTGATTGAAACTACACTTCCTGACACTACCCTCACTGACACAACGCTGCCTGACACTACCATGCCTGAAACTATACTGCCTGACACTACCATGCCTGACACTACCCTGCCTGATACTACGCTACCTGACACTACCCTGACTGACACTACCATGCCTGAAACTATACTGCCTGACACTACCTTGCCTGACACTACCATGCCTGAAACTATACTGCCTGACACTACCTTGCCTGACACTACCCTGACTGATACTACCTTGACTAACACTACCCTGACTGACACTACCCTGACTGACACTACCCTGACTGACGCTACCCTGACTAAAACTACCTTGACTGACACTACCCT ACACTAA
- the LOC138970318 gene encoding uncharacterized protein codes for MPDSTQTDTTPGLTASAETSPQSTGLEHMTTTSVTDTASSGKLVPGTTPPGTLPTSRTRENSSIVTTLNSSGAQCYCRCGYQAPSNTSSSPTAHLHVVEKSSTSSFRRRRSSQWTSPSVTTIAISATMISSATAFLVFFACCDLATLARYCSARKTAAVKPENA; via the exons ATGCCGGACTCTACCCAGACTGACACTACACCAGGCCTGACTGCATCGGCCGAAACATCCCCACAAAGTACGGGATTAGAACATATGACAACCACTTCAGTTACTGACACTGCCTCATCTGGAAAACTGGTACCAGGAACCACCCCGCCAGGAACTTTACCAACTTCAAGAACGAGGGAAAATTCGTCAATTGTTACTACGCTCAATTCTTCAG GCGCCCAGTGCTACTGTCGGTGTGGGTACCAGGCCCCGTCCAACACGTCCTCGTCCCCCACAGCTCACCTGCACGTCGTGGAGAAGAGCTCCACCTCCAGCTTCCGTCGTCGTCGTTCCTCCCAGTGGACCTCCCCCTCCGTCACCACCATCGCCATCTCCGCCACCATGATCTCTTCGGCGACTGCGTTCTTGGTCTTCTTCGCCTGCTGTGACCTGGCCACTCTCGCTCGGTACTGCAGCGCTAGGAAGACTGCTGCTGTGAAGCCAGAGAATGCttag